One Synechococcus sp. CC9605 genomic window carries:
- a CDS encoding Nif11-like leader peptide family natural product precursor translates to MSREALRDFLRAVEHHQGLRRDAAQCRNDDQLLALARRHGFEVIQQDLCDDARESAITRWFETSRIQSSFQSNPSQSTLSKSTPPQSPKT, encoded by the coding sequence ATGAGTCGTGAAGCTCTTCGGGATTTTCTGCGGGCTGTGGAGCACCACCAGGGCTTGCGGCGTGATGCGGCCCAATGCCGTAATGACGATCAACTCTTGGCCCTGGCACGCCGCCACGGGTTCGAGGTGATCCAGCAGGATCTGTGCGACGACGCCCGGGAATCAGCCATCACCCGCTGGTTCGAGACCAGCCGGATCCAGAGCTCGTTTCAATCAAATCCCTCCCAATCAACACTTTCCAAATCAACACCCCCGCAATCACCAAAGACCTGA
- a CDS encoding c-type cytochrome — protein sequence MARVSGLMLTMLLIVGATCLLSAPAMAIDALKSSALERGEQIFNSNCAACHMGGGNVIRANRTLKISDLNAHVEAYSSSPLEALEHEIEDGLNAMPSYADTLSDEEIMAVATYVEQRAELGWSRR from the coding sequence ATGGCACGCGTATCAGGCCTGATGCTGACAATGCTGTTGATCGTTGGCGCGACATGTCTGCTGTCTGCTCCAGCGATGGCAATTGACGCTCTCAAAAGCTCCGCCTTGGAGCGAGGTGAGCAGATTTTCAACAGCAACTGTGCGGCCTGTCACATGGGGGGCGGCAATGTAATCCGCGCCAACCGAACGCTAAAGATCAGCGACTTGAACGCCCATGTGGAGGCCTATTCCAGTTCCCCGCTGGAGGCCTTGGAGCACGAGATCGAGGATGGGCTGAATGCCATGCCCAGCTATGCCGACACACTGAGTGATGAGGAGATCATGGCGGTGGCCACCTACGTTGAACAACGGGCCGAATTGGGCTGGTCGAGGCGATGA
- the petE gene encoding plastocyanin produces MRSVIRTIAAACCAFLMLIGLNVGSAQAATVEVKLGTDGGMLAFEPATVNIKAGDTVKFVNNKLAPHNAVFEGHDEYSHSDLAFNPGESWEETFATAGTYDYYCEPHRGAGMVGKVIVE; encoded by the coding sequence ATGCGCTCCGTCATCCGCACCATTGCAGCCGCCTGCTGCGCCTTCCTGATGCTGATCGGCCTTAACGTCGGCAGCGCTCAAGCCGCCACTGTTGAAGTGAAGCTCGGCACCGACGGCGGCATGCTGGCTTTCGAGCCCGCCACCGTGAACATCAAGGCCGGAGACACCGTCAAGTTCGTCAACAACAAACTGGCTCCTCACAACGCTGTTTTCGAAGGCCACGACGAGTACAGCCACTCTGATCTCGCCTTCAACCCCGGCGAATCCTGGGAGGAAACCTTCGCCACCGCTGGCACCTACGACTACTACTGCGAGCCCCACCGCGGTGCTGGCATGGTCGGCAAAGTGATCGTTGAGTGA
- a CDS encoding NAD-dependent epimerase/dehydratase family protein: MTRILLTGASGCVGQYISRWLLDHSDAELLLWLRDQAKLTAVPANHPRIRLLVGDLRDTDRFAHELASVNRVIHTATAWGDPERAEQVNVVAVKRMLALLDPSKLEQIIYFSTASVLDRHLRPLPEALAYGTEYIQTKARCLRDLEQHPLASKIVAVFPTLVFGGRVDGTSPFPTSYLTEGLAEASKWLWLARWLRVDASFHFIHAEDIARLCGLLATRPHEPNREPGQGALRRVVMGQPAISVNDTVKTLCRWRGVARTPGIPLWPWLIETLIRVLPIEVNAWDRFSIRQRHFIHDPVTQPQRFGGSSHAPDLATVLSDSGLPNRGTPRPARKVNAST, translated from the coding sequence TTGACCCGCATCCTGTTGACCGGCGCAAGCGGATGCGTCGGTCAGTACATCTCCCGCTGGTTGCTGGACCACTCCGATGCGGAGTTGCTGCTCTGGCTGAGAGACCAAGCCAAACTCACCGCTGTTCCAGCAAACCATCCCCGCATCCGTCTTTTGGTGGGTGACCTTCGGGACACCGACCGTTTTGCCCATGAGCTGGCCTCGGTGAACCGGGTGATTCACACCGCCACGGCCTGGGGTGATCCCGAGCGGGCCGAACAGGTGAATGTGGTTGCGGTGAAGCGGATGCTGGCGCTTCTGGATCCCAGCAAGTTGGAGCAGATCATTTATTTCTCAACGGCAAGCGTGCTCGATCGGCACCTGCGCCCCTTGCCTGAAGCTCTGGCCTACGGCACGGAATACATCCAAACCAAGGCTCGCTGCCTCAGGGATCTGGAGCAGCATCCCCTTGCCAGCAAAATCGTCGCGGTGTTTCCAACCCTGGTGTTCGGCGGAAGGGTCGATGGCACCAGCCCTTTCCCCACCAGCTATCTCACCGAAGGTTTGGCTGAAGCCAGCAAATGGCTCTGGCTGGCCCGTTGGCTTCGGGTGGATGCGAGCTTCCACTTCATCCATGCGGAAGACATCGCCCGCCTCTGCGGTTTGTTGGCCACACGCCCCCATGAACCGAACCGTGAGCCCGGGCAAGGCGCCCTTCGCCGAGTGGTGATGGGCCAACCGGCCATCTCGGTGAACGACACCGTGAAAACCCTCTGCCGCTGGCGTGGTGTGGCCCGAACGCCCGGCATTCCGCTCTGGCCATGGCTGATCGAGACCCTGATCCGCGTTCTGCCGATCGAAGTGAACGCCTGGGACCGATTCAGCATTCGACAGCGCCACTTCATCCATGACCCGGTGACGCAGCCGCAACGTTTCGGTGGCAGCAGCCATGCCCCTGACTTGGCAACAGTTCTTAGCGATTCCGGCCTGCCCAATCGCGGAACCCCCAGACCCGCGCGTAAGGTCAATGCATCGACCTAG
- the hemE gene encoding uroporphyrinogen decarboxylase, translating into MSDSLPLLLRAARGESVERPPVWMMRQAGRYMKIYRDLRDKYPSFRERSENPDLSYEISMQPFHAFKPDGVILFSDILTPLPGMGIDFDIIESKGPQIGDPIRSMAQVDALRPLNPSESMPFVGEVLGRLRQSVGNEAAVLGFVGAPWTLAAYVVEGKSSKNYAVIKAMVFREPEILHKLLDHFAESIANYLRYQIDSGAQVVQMFDSWAGQLSPADYDTFAAPYQKKVVDLVKKTHPDTPFILYISGSAGVIERMANTGVDIVSLDWTVDMAEALARLPEHIGVQGNVDPGLLFGTPEAIEARIDDCVRKARGRKHILNLGHGILPGTPEENGEAFFRAGKSVMDRLGAVV; encoded by the coding sequence ATGAGCGACTCTTTACCCCTGCTCCTGCGTGCTGCGCGCGGTGAATCGGTGGAGCGTCCTCCGGTGTGGATGATGCGCCAGGCCGGTCGCTATATGAAGATCTACCGGGACCTGCGGGACAAGTACCCGAGCTTCCGTGAGCGTTCCGAGAACCCCGATCTCTCCTATGAGATCTCGATGCAGCCGTTTCACGCTTTCAAGCCCGATGGAGTGATCCTGTTCTCCGACATCCTCACGCCCCTGCCGGGGATGGGAATCGATTTCGACATCATCGAGAGCAAAGGCCCCCAGATCGGCGATCCAATCCGGAGCATGGCCCAGGTGGATGCTTTGCGCCCGCTGAACCCCTCCGAGTCGATGCCCTTTGTGGGTGAAGTGCTGGGTCGTCTCCGCCAGAGTGTTGGCAACGAAGCAGCCGTTCTCGGCTTCGTTGGTGCCCCTTGGACCCTGGCCGCCTACGTGGTGGAGGGCAAGAGCAGCAAGAACTACGCTGTGATCAAGGCCATGGTCTTCCGCGAACCCGAGATCCTGCACAAGCTGCTCGACCACTTCGCCGAGTCGATCGCCAACTACCTGCGCTATCAGATTGATTCCGGTGCCCAGGTGGTGCAGATGTTTGATTCCTGGGCTGGCCAGCTGAGCCCAGCGGACTACGACACCTTCGCTGCGCCCTATCAGAAGAAGGTGGTGGATCTGGTCAAGAAGACGCACCCCGACACTCCCTTCATCCTCTACATCTCCGGCAGCGCCGGCGTGATCGAGCGGATGGCCAACACCGGTGTTGACATCGTCTCGCTGGATTGGACCGTGGACATGGCCGAGGCCCTGGCACGTCTGCCGGAGCACATTGGTGTTCAGGGCAATGTGGACCCCGGCCTGCTGTTCGGCACCCCGGAAGCGATTGAGGCCCGCATCGATGACTGCGTGCGCAAGGCCCGCGGCCGGAAGCACATCCTCAACCTCGGCCATGGAATCCTGCCGGGTACACCGGAAGAGAACGGCGAAGCCTTCTTCCGGGCCGGCAAGAGCGTGATGGACCGTCTCGGGGCTGTCGTTTGA
- the glgB gene encoding 1,4-alpha-glucan branching protein GlgB yields MGVAAVLDWLVQDGERLASCRHDHPFAVLGPQASDQGWTVRMWMPEAQSVSLLQAGEEIAMTTPNHPWVFEAQVSQDPGCHYRVKVERGGIVHEQHDPWAFRGEWMGEMDRHLFAEGNHHHIWQKMGAHLTERDGITGVMFCLWAPNALSVSVIGDLNSWDGRHHPMQQRVGGIWELFVPGLEEGHLYKYEIRTQDGHCYQKADPYGFQHEVRPDNSSVVARLNGFQWSDQTWMQKRDSSNALDQPISVYEMHLGSWIHASADEPWIQPDGTPRPPVPAADMKPGARLLTYAELADRLIPYVKDRGFTHIEVMPITEHPFDGSWGYQVTGWYAPTSRYGTPDEFRAFVDRCHAEGIGVIIDWVPGHFPKDAHGLAFFDGAHLYEHSDPRIGEHKEWGTLIFNYSRNEVRNFLVANLIFWFEQFHIDGIRVDAVASMLYRDYLRPDGEWLPNESGGRENTEAVRFLQQANHVLFQHFPGALSIAEESTTWPMVTQPTDSGGLGFNLKWNMGWMHDMLDYFELDPWFRQFHQNNITFSIWYTYTENFMLALSHDEVVHGKSHLMHKMPGDDWQKYANTRALLSYMWTHPGKKTIFMGMEFGQRAEWNVWGDLQWDLLNYEPHKGIQRLVDDLNVLYKAEPALWRDDFDQFGFQWIDCNDNRHSVISFMRRESASGTWLVVVANFTPQSHSHYRVGVPLSGFYEEIFNSDAAKYGGSNLGNMGGKPTDEWGIHGYENSLDLCLPPLSLMVFKHDPKRSLNSSEPDNIV; encoded by the coding sequence ATGGGTGTCGCCGCAGTCCTCGACTGGTTGGTGCAGGACGGCGAACGGTTGGCGAGTTGTCGCCATGACCACCCGTTTGCGGTGCTTGGTCCTCAAGCCTCGGATCAAGGATGGACCGTGCGGATGTGGATGCCGGAAGCTCAATCGGTCTCCCTGCTGCAGGCTGGCGAAGAGATCGCCATGACCACGCCGAACCACCCATGGGTGTTTGAGGCCCAGGTCAGTCAAGACCCCGGGTGTCACTACCGGGTCAAGGTTGAGCGTGGCGGAATCGTGCATGAACAGCACGACCCTTGGGCCTTCCGTGGTGAGTGGATGGGCGAAATGGATCGCCACCTGTTCGCCGAAGGCAATCATCACCACATCTGGCAAAAGATGGGTGCCCACCTCACCGAGCGTGACGGGATCACCGGTGTGATGTTCTGCCTCTGGGCTCCCAACGCTCTCTCCGTCTCGGTCATTGGTGATCTGAACTCATGGGATGGCCGTCACCACCCCATGCAGCAGCGTGTCGGAGGCATCTGGGAACTGTTTGTCCCCGGACTCGAGGAGGGACATCTCTACAAATACGAAATTCGCACCCAGGACGGTCACTGCTACCAGAAGGCTGATCCTTACGGCTTCCAGCACGAGGTTCGCCCCGACAACAGTTCCGTCGTGGCACGTCTGAACGGATTCCAATGGTCCGATCAGACCTGGATGCAGAAGCGCGACAGCAGCAATGCGCTCGATCAGCCCATCTCGGTGTATGAAATGCACCTGGGCAGCTGGATTCACGCCTCAGCGGACGAGCCCTGGATCCAACCCGATGGAACCCCACGCCCTCCTGTCCCTGCGGCGGACATGAAGCCCGGGGCACGGTTGCTCACCTACGCCGAGCTCGCTGATCGACTGATTCCTTATGTGAAGGACAGGGGATTCACCCACATCGAGGTGATGCCGATCACGGAGCACCCCTTCGATGGTTCCTGGGGATATCAGGTGACGGGTTGGTATGCCCCGACCAGCCGCTACGGAACACCCGATGAATTCAGAGCGTTCGTGGACCGCTGCCATGCTGAAGGCATCGGCGTGATCATCGACTGGGTTCCCGGTCATTTCCCGAAGGACGCCCATGGATTGGCTTTCTTTGATGGCGCACACCTCTACGAACACAGTGATCCCCGGATCGGGGAACACAAGGAATGGGGAACGCTGATCTTTAATTACAGCCGCAACGAGGTGCGCAACTTCCTTGTTGCCAACCTCATCTTCTGGTTTGAGCAGTTCCACATCGATGGCATTCGCGTGGATGCTGTGGCCTCGATGCTCTATCGCGACTACCTGCGCCCCGATGGGGAATGGCTCCCCAATGAAAGCGGCGGCCGGGAGAACACCGAGGCGGTGCGTTTCCTCCAGCAGGCCAACCACGTGCTGTTCCAGCACTTCCCGGGCGCCCTCTCCATCGCGGAGGAATCAACAACCTGGCCGATGGTGACGCAGCCCACGGACAGCGGCGGTCTCGGTTTCAACCTCAAATGGAACATGGGTTGGATGCACGACATGCTCGATTACTTCGAGCTTGACCCGTGGTTCCGCCAGTTCCACCAGAACAACATCACCTTCTCGATCTGGTACACCTACACCGAGAACTTCATGCTGGCCCTGAGCCACGATGAAGTGGTGCACGGGAAGAGCCATCTCATGCACAAGATGCCGGGAGATGATTGGCAGAAGTACGCCAACACCCGGGCGTTGCTCTCCTACATGTGGACCCACCCCGGCAAGAAGACGATCTTCATGGGGATGGAATTCGGCCAGCGGGCTGAATGGAATGTGTGGGGCGATCTCCAGTGGGATCTGCTCAACTACGAGCCCCACAAGGGCATCCAGCGGTTGGTGGATGACCTCAACGTTCTCTACAAGGCAGAACCGGCCCTCTGGCGGGACGACTTCGACCAGTTCGGCTTCCAGTGGATCGATTGCAACGACAACCGCCACTCCGTGATCAGCTTCATGCGTCGGGAGAGTGCCAGCGGCACCTGGCTGGTAGTGGTGGCAAACTTCACGCCCCAAAGTCACTCCCACTACCGCGTGGGCGTTCCGCTCTCCGGCTTCTACGAGGAGATCTTCAACTCCGATGCAGCCAAATACGGGGGAAGCAACCTCGGCAACATGGGTGGCAAACCTACGGACGAGTGGGGCATCCACGGTTACGAAAACTCCCTGGATCTCTGCCTGCCACCGCTGAGCCTGATGGTGTTTAAGCACGACCCGAAACGCAGCCTGAACAGCAGCGAGCCGGACAACATCGTGTGA
- a CDS encoding DUF3887 domain-containing protein, which yields MTLSAALLALALSAPMGVVNPAAAENLSRTELSPAQATAAAELLLDALKNRQGDVMHDALATPVQASVDVKTVQERLDQRMAIEATRVISVIPGYNTTTIDAVVTTASGDEGMLMVLDEDGKLLAWKWTDQIKPIETTAVEFARDLAAGRWVAARSKMSLQLQEDLAPGDLERKWTKLSRTSGGFRKVKDAVIAHQGGEQQLVLVAVSFGKATTNLFVIFDERGRITNVDISRDFV from the coding sequence TTGACGCTCTCCGCTGCCCTGCTGGCCCTTGCTCTGTCAGCCCCCATGGGGGTGGTCAATCCCGCAGCAGCAGAGAACCTCTCCAGAACTGAACTCAGCCCGGCCCAAGCGACAGCGGCGGCTGAACTGCTTCTGGACGCCCTCAAAAACCGCCAGGGAGACGTCATGCATGACGCTCTTGCCACCCCGGTTCAGGCCAGTGTTGATGTGAAGACCGTCCAGGAACGCCTGGACCAACGCATGGCCATCGAGGCGACACGGGTTATCAGCGTGATTCCTGGATACAACACGACAACCATTGATGCTGTCGTGACCACGGCATCCGGTGACGAAGGCATGCTGATGGTGCTGGATGAAGACGGCAAGCTGCTGGCCTGGAAGTGGACTGACCAGATAAAGCCGATCGAGACAACGGCCGTCGAATTCGCCCGCGATCTGGCAGCAGGGCGCTGGGTTGCAGCTCGATCCAAGATGTCTCTGCAATTGCAGGAAGATCTGGCCCCCGGAGACCTGGAACGCAAATGGACCAAGCTCAGCCGGACCTCGGGGGGTTTCCGCAAGGTCAAAGACGCCGTGATCGCCCATCAGGGGGGCGAACAACAGCTCGTGCTGGTGGCTGTCAGCTTCGGCAAGGCCACAACCAACCTGTTCGTGATCTTCGACGAACGCGGTCGGATCACCAACGTCGACATTTCCCGAGACTTCGTCTGA
- a CDS encoding CocE/NonD family hydrolase: MCAEKGVVSSRSAELTLADGVVLRSRLWHPSGEGPWPALLMRQPYGNRIASTVTYAHPRWWASHGFLVVIQDVRGQGESGGSFGGFGQEAADTSATHAWVRQLPECNGRLGAYGFSYQGLTQLTATESAPPPDCTAPAMTGLDERRHWSCEGGAHWWHLGLGWGLQLAALQAQRREDAAAWLEIRRSLEDNHYLRDGPTLLESHDPDGMAWRWLQSDPRNDQQWTVHRSPASWLQRPMLLIGGWWDPHLVGLLDLWHRSQAAGGQPCLHIGPASHLQWWPETQQLMLQFFQQHLQDRPPQKPKPSHQLWNITQHQWEAIPAPGTSGPASWGLHSHGLACIDPSDGGLVANGEGEGSVVIVHDPWRPVPAIGGHLGTTPGPADRLAVDQRSDVATFTSDPLVEELLLSGQPSLLLNAEADQPGFDLCISLSRLPADANSVEQLSTGVVRVRGEEALQPARRSVTLQPLQATLASGDRLRLSIAAAAWPAIAVNPGHEAVPCGAPSPEHRVVTLTLELADSKLQLNPFDSGRLLLD, translated from the coding sequence ATGTGCGCTGAGAAAGGCGTCGTTTCCAGCCGCTCTGCAGAGCTGACGCTTGCCGATGGAGTTGTTCTGCGGTCACGTCTGTGGCACCCAAGTGGTGAAGGCCCCTGGCCCGCCCTGCTGATGCGGCAGCCCTACGGGAACCGCATCGCCTCAACCGTCACCTACGCCCATCCCCGCTGGTGGGCTTCCCATGGATTCCTGGTGGTCATTCAGGACGTGAGAGGCCAGGGGGAGTCAGGAGGCAGCTTCGGAGGGTTTGGTCAGGAAGCAGCCGACACCAGCGCCACCCACGCCTGGGTGCGCCAGTTGCCGGAATGCAATGGACGCCTGGGGGCCTACGGGTTTTCCTATCAGGGGCTAACCCAGCTCACGGCAACGGAATCCGCGCCACCACCGGATTGCACCGCCCCAGCCATGACCGGCCTGGACGAACGCCGTCACTGGAGTTGTGAAGGCGGTGCCCACTGGTGGCATCTGGGGCTGGGATGGGGGCTGCAGCTCGCCGCTCTTCAGGCCCAGCGACGCGAAGACGCGGCGGCCTGGCTGGAGATCCGCCGAAGCCTTGAAGACAACCACTATTTGCGGGACGGACCAACCCTGCTGGAGAGTCATGACCCCGATGGCATGGCTTGGAGATGGTTGCAAAGCGACCCCCGCAATGATCAGCAGTGGACGGTTCATCGCTCACCGGCGAGCTGGCTTCAACGGCCGATGCTGTTAATCGGTGGATGGTGGGATCCGCATCTGGTGGGCCTTTTGGACCTCTGGCATCGCAGCCAGGCCGCCGGGGGGCAGCCTTGCCTGCACATCGGGCCGGCCTCCCATCTGCAGTGGTGGCCTGAAACCCAGCAGCTGATGCTGCAGTTCTTCCAACAGCATCTGCAGGATCGCCCCCCGCAGAAGCCGAAGCCCAGTCACCAGCTCTGGAACATCACCCAGCATCAGTGGGAGGCAATCCCCGCACCCGGCACCAGCGGGCCGGCGTCATGGGGACTGCACAGCCATGGACTGGCCTGCATCGATCCAAGCGACGGTGGACTCGTTGCGAATGGGGAAGGGGAAGGCAGCGTGGTCATCGTTCATGACCCCTGGCGACCGGTCCCTGCCATCGGTGGACACTTGGGGACAACCCCTGGCCCCGCGGATCGCTTGGCGGTGGATCAACGCAGCGACGTCGCGACATTCACCTCTGATCCCCTGGTTGAGGAGCTTCTGCTGTCGGGTCAGCCGTCACTCCTGCTGAACGCCGAAGCGGACCAACCCGGCTTTGATCTCTGCATCAGCCTGTCCCGCCTGCCTGCAGACGCCAACAGCGTTGAACAACTCAGCACGGGAGTGGTGCGCGTTCGAGGAGAGGAGGCCTTGCAGCCAGCCAGGCGCAGCGTGACCCTCCAACCACTGCAGGCGACCCTTGCTTCCGGCGATCGGCTGAGGCTCTCGATTGCCGCAGCAGCTTGGCCTGCCATCGCCGTCAACCCTGGCCACGAAGCCGTGCCCTGCGGCGCACCAAGCCCAGAGCATCGTGTGGTGACGCTGACACTGGAACTTGCTGACTCCAAGCTGCAGCTGAACCCCTTTGACTCCGGCAGACTGCTGCTCGACTGA
- a CDS encoding DUF4332 domain-containing protein — protein MPGFNDAIVELPQSFRREKQELDRAGINRWSLIRDLTDLELSQLARSGQASARNLKRLRGLADLVCSLNLPPQDAALLMHAGIATPTALAACTPDRLVRQTGRLERSLGTKRPAVVDLRVAGDWIRRARQLSN, from the coding sequence ATGCCGGGCTTCAACGACGCGATTGTGGAACTCCCCCAGTCGTTCCGCAGAGAAAAACAGGAGCTTGATCGAGCCGGCATCAACCGCTGGTCCCTCATCCGCGATCTGACGGATTTGGAGCTGAGCCAGCTTGCTCGCAGTGGCCAGGCTTCAGCCCGAAACCTGAAACGGCTGAGGGGGTTGGCCGACTTGGTTTGCAGTTTGAATCTGCCTCCCCAGGACGCCGCGCTGCTGATGCATGCGGGCATTGCCACGCCCACCGCTCTGGCGGCATGCACCCCCGATCGTCTCGTGCGCCAGACCGGGAGGCTGGAACGCAGCCTTGGAACCAAACGGCCTGCCGTTGTTGATCTACGGGTTGCTGGCGATTGGATCCGACGGGCGAGGCAACTGTCGAACTGA
- a CDS encoding Ycf51 family protein, protein MAFDQLLLTAAPWLGWSGLGLGALTAIAFLTNWGIRFRLVGVSSFTLLLAVSCWAFGVSYTPPVVVEGAVRAPIVFDNGNDLVVAQVPADLAPDTVQATLEQLEGNLRGSGRSSNTVLVRLRGIQKAGDGLGRPVILGEVSKNLR, encoded by the coding sequence ATGGCCTTCGATCAGCTGCTGCTTACTGCCGCTCCCTGGCTGGGTTGGTCTGGGCTTGGGCTTGGAGCGCTGACAGCCATTGCCTTCCTAACCAATTGGGGGATCCGTTTTCGACTGGTTGGTGTCAGCAGCTTCACCCTGCTGCTCGCGGTGAGCTGCTGGGCATTCGGCGTGAGCTACACCCCACCGGTGGTGGTGGAAGGTGCTGTTCGGGCACCGATCGTATTCGACAACGGCAATGACCTTGTGGTGGCGCAGGTTCCCGCCGATCTGGCTCCAGACACCGTTCAGGCCACCCTGGAGCAGTTGGAGGGCAACCTGCGCGGCTCCGGTCGTTCCAGCAACACTGTGCTGGTGCGGCTGCGCGGAATCCAGAAGGCAGGCGATGGCCTAGGCCGCCCCGTCATTCTGGGCGAGGTGAGCAAGAACTTGCGTTGA